From Elaeis guineensis isolate ETL-2024a chromosome 16, EG11, whole genome shotgun sequence, a single genomic window includes:
- the LOC105059254 gene encoding cellulose synthase-like protein D2, with protein MDMASNGALRGSRSARMSSSGVELQQGGNKPPPPPSVTFGRRTQSGRYISYSRDDLDSELSGEFSKEFLNYHVTIPPTPDNQPMEVMMDQTISAKVEEQYVSNSLFTGGFNSVTRAHLMDKVIESEAMHPQMAGAKGSSCAIPGCDAKVMTDERGNDILPCECDFKICADCFTDAVKVGGAVCPGCKEPYKATDLEEVMNNAGPARQLSLAPPPPGVSRMERRLSLMKSTKLTRSQTGDWDHNRWLFETKGTYGYGNAIWPKESGGDDGNGGDGQPSELMSKPWRPLTRKLKIPAAILSPYRLLIVIRLAALGLFLAWRIRHKNEDAIWLWGMSVVCELWFAFSWILDQLPKLCPVNRATDLAVLKDKFETPTPNNPTGKSDLPGIDVFVSTADPEKEPPLVTANTILSILAADYPVEKLACYVSDDGGALLTFEAMAEAASFANIWVPFCRKHDIEPRNPETYFNLKSDPYKNKVRSDFVKDRRRVKREYDEFKVRINGLPDSIRRRSDAYHAREEIKAMKRQRETAGDDLVEPVKIPKATWMADGTHWPGTWINPSSEHSRGDHAGIIQVMLKPPSDEPLFGNDEEGKPLDFTDIDIRLPLLVYVSREKRPGYDHNKKAGAMNALVRASAIMSNGPFILNLDCDHYIYNSEALREGMCFMMDRGGDRICYVQFPQRFEGIDPSDRYANHNTVFFDANMRALDGLQGPVYVGTGCLFRRIALYGFDPPRAKEHHPGCCSCCFPRRKSPRAAASEETRALRMGDSDDEDMNLSTFPKKFGNSNFLIDSIPVAEYQGRPLADHPAIKNGRPPGALTIPRDLLDASTVAEAISVISCWYEDKTEWGQRVGWIYGSVTEDVLTGYRMHNRGWKSVYCVTKRDAFRGTAPINLTDRLHQVLRWATGSVEIFFSRNNALLGSTRLKLLQRVAYLNVGIYPFTSIFLIVYCFLPALSLFSGQFIVQTLNVTFLTYLLIITLTLSMLAGLEIKWSGISLEEWWRNEQFWLIGGTSAHLAAVLQGLLKVIAGIEISFTLTSKSAGDDVDDEFADLYIVKWSFLMIPPITIMMVNLIGIAVGVSRTIYSVVPQWSKLLGGVFFSFWVLAHLYPFAKGLMGRRGRTPTIVFVWSGLIAITISLLWVAINPPSGNSQIGGSFTFP; from the exons ATGGATATGGCTTCAAACGGTGCTCTCAGGGGCAGCCGATCTGCTCGGATGTCGTCATCAGGTGTAGAGTTGCAGCAGGGTGGCAACAAGCCACCGCCGCCGCCCAGCGTCACTTTCGGACGGCGGACACAGTCCGGCCGCTACATCAGCTATTCGAGGGATGACCTTGACAGCGAGCTGAGTGGTGAATTCTCCAAGGAGTTTCTGAATTACCATGTCACCATCCCGCCGACCCCCGACAACCAGCCGATGGAGGTGATGATGGACCAGACAATCTCTGCCAAGGTTGAGGAGCAGTATGTGTCCAATTCCCTCTTCACTGGTGGATTCAACAGCGTCACCCGTGCTCATTTAATGGATAAGGTGATCGAGTCGGAGGCGATGCATCCCCAGATGGCTGGTGCCAAGGGGTCTTCTTGTGCAATCCCCGGTTGCGATGCCAAGGTCATGACTGATGAGCGTGGCAATGACATTCTCCCTTGTGAGTGTGACTTCAAGATCTGTGCTGATTGCTTCACAGATGCGGTGAAGGTTGGTGGTGCGGTCTGCCCGGGATGCAAGGAGCCGTATAAAGCTACTGACTTGGAGGAGGTGATGAACAATGCCGGGCCTGCACGGCAGCTCTCACTGGCACCACCACCCCCTGGGGTGTCGAGGATGGAGAGAAGGCTGTCATTGATGAAGTCTACAAAGTTGACCCGGAGCCAGACTGGCGACTGGGATCACAACCGATGGTTATTCGAGACGAAGGGAACCTATGGATATGGAAATGCGATTTGGCCCAAGGAGAGTGGGGGTGATGATGGGAATGGAGGAGATGGACAGCCATCAGAGCTGATGAGCAAGCCTTGGAGGCCTCTCACACGCAAATTGAAGATCCCTGCAGCAATCTTGAGTCCCTATAG GCTCCTTATTGTCATCCGCTTGGCTGCTCTTGGACTCTTTCTTGCTTGGAGAATTAGGCACAAAAATGAGGATGCAATTTGGCTGTGGGGGATGTCTGTTGTCTGTGAGCTGTGGTTTGCTTTCTCTTGGATCTTGGACCAGCTCCCAAAACTTTGTCCCGTAAACCGTGCCACTGACCTAGCAGTCTTGAAAGACAAGTTTGAAACTCCTACACCTAACAACCCTACTGGGAAGTCTGATCTTCCTGGCATTGATGTCTTTGTTTCTACTGCTGATCCGGAAAAAGAGCCTCCTTTGGTTACCGCAAACACCATACTCTCCATCCTTGCTGCTGATTACCCTGTTGAGAAGCTCGCTTGCTATGTTTCTGATGATGGGGGTGCCTTGCTGACTTTTGAAGCAATGGCAGAAGCTGCAAGCTTTGCTAATATATGGGTTCCTTTCTGTCGTAAACATGATATTGAGCCAAGAAACCCAGAGACCTACTTCAATTTGAAGAGCGATCCTTATAAGAACAAGGTGCGTTCTGACTTTGTCAAGGACCGGAGGCGGGTGAAGAGAGAGTATGATGAGTTCAAGGTCCGCATCAATGGATTGCCTGATTCTATTCGCCGGCGGTCTGATGCATATCATGCTCGTGAGGAGATTAAAGCCATGAAGCGACAGAGAGAAACTGCTGGTGATGATCTGGTGGAACCTGTTAAGATCCCCAAAGCCACTTGGATGGCTGATGGTACCCATTGGCCAGGCACTTGGATTAACCCCTCCTCTGAGCATTCTCGGGGTGATCATGCTGGAATTATACAG GTGATGCTGAAGCCTCCAAGTGATGAACCACTGTTTGGGAACGATGAAGAAGGAAAGCCCCTCGACTTCACCGACATCGACATCCGTCTTCCCCTGCTGGTCTATGTCTCGCGTGAAAAACGCCCGGGTTATGACCATAACAAAAAGGCTGGTGCCATGAATGCCCTCGTTCGTGCCTCTGCCATCATGTCTAATGGCCCCTTCATTCTCAATCTTGATTGTGACCACTACATCTACAACTCCGAGGCCCTCCGGGAGGGCATGTGCTTCATGATGGATCGTGGCGGCGACCGTATCTGTTATGTCCAGTTCCCACAGCGGTTTGAGGGTATCGACCCCTCTGACCGTTATGCCAACCACAACACCGTGTTCTTTGATGCCAACATGAGGGCGCTTGATGGCCTTCAGGGCCCAGTGTATGTGGGTACTGGTTGTCTTTTCCGCCGCATCGCACTTTATGGCTTTGACCCTCCTCGTGCCAAAGAACACCACCCTGGCTGCTGCAGCTGTTGCTTCCCTCGGCGCAAGAGTCCTAGGGCCGCTGCCTCTGAGGAGACCCGTGCCCTTCGAATGGGAGACTCTGACGATGAGGACATGAACCTGTCAACATTCCCCAAGAAGTTTGGAAACTCAAATTTCCTAATTGATTCAATCCCAGTGGCTGAGTATCAGGGGCGACCTCTTGCTGATCACCCTGCCATCAAGAATGGCCGCCCACCTGGTGCCCTCACCATCCCGCGTGACCTCCTTGATGCATCTACCGTAGCTGAGGCCATCAGTGTCATCTCATGCTGGTACGAGGACAAAACTGAATGGGGCCAGCGTGTTGGGTGGATCTATGGGTCTGTTACTGAAGATGTCCTTACCGGCTACAGGATGCACAACAGAGGGTGGAAATCAGTCTATTGTGTCACCAAGCGTGATGCCTTCCGTGGGACTGCACCAATTAACCTCACTGACCGGCTCCACCAGGTCCTCCGGTGGGCTACAGGCTCTGTTGAGATCTTTTTCTCTCGTAACAATGCCCTGCTAGGCAGCACCAGGTTGAAGCTCCTCCAGAGGGTTGCTTACCTCAATGTCGGGATCTATCCATTTACCTCCATCTTTCTGATTGTATACTGCTTCCTCCCGGCGCTCTCCCTCTTCTCAGGACAGTTTATTGTGCAGACTCTTAATGTGACCTTCCTTACCTACCTTCTCATCATCACTCTAACACTTAGCATGCTTGCTGGGCTCGAGATCAAGTGGTCGGGGATTTCACTTGAAGAGTGGTGGCGAAATGAACAGTTTTGGCTGATTGGAGGAACCAGTGCTCACCTTGCTGCTGTGCTTCAGGGGTTACTGAAAGTGATTGCAGGGATTGAAATCTCATTCACCCTCACTTCGAAATCAGCTGGTGATGATGTGGATGATGAGTTTGCTGACCTCTACATTGTGAAATGGTCATTCTTGATGATACCGCCCATCACAATCATGATGGTGAATTTGATAGGGATTGCCGTTGGAGTCAGTCGGACCATATACAGTGTTGTGCCACAATGGAGCAAGCTATTAGGTGGGGTGTTCTTCAGCTTCTGGGTCTTGGCGCATCTCTACCCATTTGCTAAGGGGCTTATGGGGAGGAGAGGAAGGACGCCAACCATCGTATTTGTGTGGTCTGGACTCATTGCAATCACCATATCACTGCTTTGGGTTGCGATCAATCCCCCATCTGGGAATTCCCAGATCGGTGGCTCCTTCACATTTCCTTGA